In one Penaeus monodon isolate SGIC_2016 chromosome 20, NSTDA_Pmon_1, whole genome shotgun sequence genomic region, the following are encoded:
- the LOC119585975 gene encoding protein TIC 214-like: MTLHRHHISKNSPEDSERPPWPLSHSHHHPLQRPLSTSAPTPKSTSTSTSPPTSTSTSAPTSTSTSAPTSTSTSAPTSTSTSAAPSSTSTSAPTSTSTSAPTSTSTSAPTSTSTSAPTSTSTSAPTSTSTSAAPSSTSISSSTLAPTT; the protein is encoded by the exons ATGACCCTCCACCGCCACCACATCTCTAAAAACTCTCCTGAAGATTCTGAAAGGCCCCCTTGGCCCTT ATCACACTCACATCACCATCCACTTCAACGTCCACTGTCCACTTCAGCGCCCACCCCAAAATCCACCTCTACATCCACCTCACCGCCCACCTCAACATCCACATCAGCGCCCACCTCAACATCCACATCAGCGCCCACCTCAACATCCACATCAGCGCCCACCTCAACATCCACATCAGCGGCGCCCAGCTCAACATCCACATCAGCGCCCACCTCAACATCCACATCAGCGCCCACCTCAACATCCACCTCAGCGCCCACCTCAACATCCACATCAGCGCCCACCTCAACATCCACATCAGCGCCCACCTCAACATCCACATCAGCGGCGCCCAGCTCAACATCCATCTCATCCTCCACTTTGGCGCCCACTACCTAA